GGATAAAAAATTGTCTGCGTGTTCTTTTGCCGTCTCAAGCGCCTTTTCCCTTACATAAGGCTCCTTATCCTCCGTCTTCCCCGTTATCCTGTAATACTTCATTCCGGTATCCACCCGTATGCCGTCAGGATGGATATAAGGCTTTACGTAATCAGCAGGAAGGTCATAGCCGATGTCCCTGTAAAATTCCCTGTAATTATAATCTCCGGGATAACCCTCCACAGAACTCCAAACCTCTTTTGACGAATCAGCATCCCTTCCAAATGCCGCAACTCCCGAGGGACAGCGGACAGGCTGGAAGGTGCCGAATTTCGGCGCCGGCCTGCCGTAAATTAAGCCGTGAGTATCAATAAAAAAATACCTTATGCCGGCCTCTTTTAAAATATCATCAAGCCCGGGATAATATCCGCACTCAGGTATCCACAGGCCCTCGGGCGGACCGCCGAATATTTTTTTATAATGATCAACTGCAATTAAAATCTGCGCCTTTACTGATTCGCGGTTTACGGAAAAATTAGGCAAAAAGGCATGGGTTGCGGCAGTGGTTATTATTTCCACCCTGCCGCTTTCTCTGACACGTTTAAAAACTCTGGTAAGGTCTTTTTTATACCGCGCCTCAAAAAGATTTTTGACCCTTCCAAACCTCTCCTTGTACATCCTCACAACAGGGAAAAGCCTGCCGTCATTTTCAAGGCGGTCCATTTCTTTATCGGCAAGTTCAATTTTTTTTCTTAAATACCCTTCGTACCTGTGTCTCAGCAGGGAGTCGTTAAACATCTCAATCAAGGTAGGGCTAAGGGAGATTGTAAGTCTGAAATCAATATGGTCCTCAAGCAGGTCTTCTATGATTTCAAGAACAGGAATGTAGGTTTCAGTTAAAGCCTCATAAAACCATTGCTCTTCAAGGAAGTAGTCATGTTCGGGATGCCTCACATAAGGCAGGTGCGCATGCAGCACTAAGCAAAGATAACCTTTTGTCATAATTTTATATCTGCCGTGCCAAATGCTTTCAGGAGGAGCGCCTCAATTCCTCTAAATCAAGCTTATATGCCTCTTTGTACAGTTTTCTTGTTATCCAGTCTTCCAGCCTTAATTGTCCTACTCTTGCGCCGGGGGTCAATATTCTATTTGACCTTGCGGCGGGCAGAAATGTCCCTGCAGGCGACAGAAACCCTATCTCAACTAAAAATTCGTTGTCAGCCTGTTCTATCCTTATATGCCAGC
The DNA window shown above is from Nitrospirota bacterium and carries:
- a CDS encoding DUF1957 domain-containing protein, which encodes MTKGYLCLVLHAHLPYVRHPEHDYFLEEQWFYEALTETYIPVLEIIEDLLEDHIDFRLTISLSPTLIEMFNDSLLRHRYEGYLRKKIELADKEMDRLENDGRLFPVVRMYKERFGRVKNLFEARYKKDLTRVFKRVRESGRVEIITTAATHAFLPNFSVNRESVKAQILIAVDHYKKIFGGPPEGLWIPECGYYPGLDDILKEAGIRYFFIDTHGLIYGRPAPKFGTFQPVRCPSGVAAFGRDADSSKEVWSSVEGYPGDYNYREFYRDIGYDLPADYVKPYIHPDGIRVDTGMKYYRITGKTEDKEPYVREKALETAKEHADNFLSNREKQVAYFADFLDISPVITAPYDAELFGHWWFEGADWLNFLIRKIAGGSEIIKLITPSEYLNSGVELQTVLPTQSSWGWKGYSETWLNDLNEWIYPPLHEAAQKMSEIARENPNARGIILRALNQAARELLLAQSSDWAFMMAKKTAADYAGKRVMEHLQWFNQLYNGIKSGAVDVEWLGPLEKRNNIFRDIDYRAYNPDYEFSNLSKG